One Trachemys scripta elegans isolate TJP31775 chromosome 4, CAS_Tse_1.0, whole genome shotgun sequence genomic region harbors:
- the LOC117876610 gene encoding LOW QUALITY PROTEIN: RING finger protein 112-like (The sequence of the model RefSeq protein was modified relative to this genomic sequence to represent the inferred CDS: deleted 1 base in 1 codon) encodes MEQLREDVTCSICLDVLNDPVSIECGHNFCRGCLSIHWSKVSAQGRRCPECRAPCSGGRMIPDTRVKSLVEKFTELLREEPEPQGPGAPPEMGRPVQLVRLDEEGGLTLDKEALSHCLERGGGRPRCLVSIIGEQRLGKSFLLNYLLRRLRSPDVRDGSWMGREDELLEGFEWRADMQPVTHGVWAWSQPFWVPTEGGKVAVLLVDTEGSMDLKSNKETSIKLSAMSMLLSSYQILNVGRRLKDPDLEYLEMFVQVAEVVGGGLRTGAHSASRPAGARFEYPQGPRSPGWGAASEIHQTAGFVLPPAVSENEAKEIHIMLMETSPCKHPKTLEALSRSSSCCYLMPSPGERIVSGSEGRLRDMGENFRESLRDYITTLVSSAGQHIRTDRHGKLLTGTQLAAKIKNLSDVMKKHRSGFSSPCQMAITFHNQRVLDRAHADHAFFLKEKDGLSQRVVDCLKVDPGAMVKQLVEQRRSLLGRCREEMKEPAETLLTALEEELTREAKTFLETYRRRYQCHATNKSEMDRACRDHTAFLKEKDTKNPIKCLKVWPGKMAKLLAEQREQLLERCRTHMLPKKEVLGMELEVELTQKKEALLMELEAELMREAETFLEIYRKRFTTSAIAAGAAAGTVVLAPVGGAAAAGIAAAVGVAEAVALGVAEAVAIGVGAGAVTGMCVGGGVGGGVGGNIARQDMNRAEATASQGEEGDGTEDLSDTAPLI; translated from the exons ATGGAGCAACTCCGGGAGGACGTCACCTGCTCCATCTGCTTGGACGTCTTGAATGATCCCGTCTCCATCGAGTGTGGCCACAACTTCTGCCGGGGCTGCCTCTCCATTCACTGGAGCAAGGTCTCAGCCCAAGGGCGCCGCTGCCCGGAGTGCCGAGCTCCCTGCTCCGGGGGCAGGATGATCCCAGACACACGTGTCAAAAGCCTGGTGGAGAAATTCACCGAGCTCTTGCGGGAAGAGCCGGAGCCG caggggccggggGCTCCACCGGAGATGGGGCGCCCGGTGCAGCTGGTGCGTCTGGATGAGGAAGGGGGCCTGACCCTGGACAAGGAGGCTCTGAGCCACTGCCTGGAGCGGGGTGGGGGACGCCCCCG CTGCCTGGTGTCCATCATCGGGGAGCAACGCCTGGGTAAATCCTTCCTGCTGAACTACCTGCTGCGCCGGCTCCGGAGCCCG GATGTGAGGGACGGGTCATGGATGGGCCGGGAGGACGAGCTCCTGGAGGGGTTCGAGTGGCGCGCCGACATGCAGCCAGTCACCCACGGTGTGTGGGCGTGGAGTCAGCCCTTCTGGGTCCCCACTGAGGGCGGGAAG GTGGCCGTGCTGCTGGTCGACACCGAGGGATCCATGGACCTTAAAAGCAACAAGGAGACCAGCATCAAACTCTCTGCCATGTCCATGCTGCTCAGCTCCTACCAG ATACTGAACGTTGGCCGTCGGCTGAAGGACCCGGATCTCGAATACCTGGAG ATGTTTGTGCAGGTGGCCGaagtggtgggggggggcctACGGACTGGAGCCCATTCAG CATCTAGACCTGCTGGTGCGAGATTCGAATATCCCCAGGGTCCTCGGAGCCCAGGGTGGGGAGCAGCATCTGAGATACATCAGACAG CTGGATTTGTGCTTCctccagctgtttctgagaatgaggctaaaGAAATACACATT ATGCTGATGGAGACGTCCCCTTGCAAACACCCCAAGACCCTGGAAGCGctgagcagaagcagcagctgctgttacCTGATGCCCTCCCCTGGCGAGCGGATCGTGAGTGGAAGCGAGGGAAGGCTGAGAG ACATGGGTGAGAATTTCCGGGAGAGCCTGAGGGACTACATCACCACCCTGGTGAGCTCGGCCGGTCAACACATCCGGACGGACCGGCATGGGAAGCTGCTCACCGGGACACAGCTCGCTGCCAAGATAAAG AATTTATCTGATGTGATGAAGAAACATCGCTCCGGTTTCTCCTCTCCCTGTCAG ATGGCCATCACCTTCCACAACCAGAGAGTCCTGGACAGAGCCCACGCAGACCACGCTTTCTTTCTGAAGGAGAAG GACGGCCTGTCCCAGCGCGTGGTCGACTGTCTGAAGGTGGATCCAGGCGCAATGGTGAAGCAGTTGGTGGAGCAGCGCAGGTCACTGCTGGGGCGGTGccgggaggagatgaaggagccgGCGGAGACCCTGCTGACGGCGCTAGAGGAAGAGCTGACTCGGGAGGCCAAGACCTTCCTGGAGACCTACAGAAGGCGCTACCAGTGTCATGCCACCAACAAGAGTGAAATGGACAGAGCCTGCCGAGACCACACTGCCTTTCTGAAGGAGAAG GACACCAAGAACCCAATTAAATGCCTGAAGGTGTGGCCGGGCAAGATGGCAAAGCTGCTCGCAGAGCAGCGTGAGCAGTTGCTGGAGCGGTGCCGGACGCACATGCTGCCAAAGAAAGAGGTCCTGGGGATGGAGCTGGAGGTGGAGCTGACGCAGAAGAAAGAGGCCCTGCTGATGGAGCTGGAGGCGGAGCTGATGCGGGAGGCCGAGACCTTCCTGGAGATCTACAGGAAGCGCTTCACGACATCTGCCATTGCGGCGGGCGCTGCTGCGGGGACAGTGGTCCTGGCACCGGtgggtggagctgctgctgcgggAATTGCCGCTGCGGTCGGCGTGGCTGAAGCTGTGGCGCTCGGCGTGGCTGAGGCGGTGGCCATTGGTGTTGGGGCAGGCGCCGTGACCGGGATGTGCGTAGgtgggggcgtgggagggggagTTGGTGGGAACATCGCCCGGCAGGATATGAACCGGGCCGAGGCCACTGCCAgccaaggggaggagggggacggcACTGAGGATCTGTCTGATACGGCCCCCCTGATCTGA